A genomic window from Pirellulales bacterium includes:
- a CDS encoding DUF1501 domain-containing protein yields the protein MHPLAIEQLAARTRRHFLRDSACALGSIALALLEAGPVRAATLDAADEVDPFLPKPGHFAPRAKNVIFLSMSGGPPHLDLLDYKPELVRRDSEDCPESLTKGKQFAFTSGTPKLLGTRQKFAQHGQSGAWFSAALPKISAIADELTIVKSVWTEQFNHGPAELLLYTGFPRAQGRASLGSWVTYGLGSENRDLPGYIVFVSGRSLPSAGKVAWGSGFLPSVYQGVQCRTGGDPVLYLSNPEGMDRSLRRMSLDALAELNQIEGARLGQPETQTRIAQYEMAYRMQTVVPETMDISREPAHVIAAYGAEPGAASFANNCLLARRLVERGVRFVQLFDWGWDFHGTSADQEIEGGLIKRCQPMDQAVAALITDLKQRGLLDETLVVWTGEFGRTPFREGRTKDGKLLGRDHHPFSNSMFMAGGGLKRGVSYGATDELGWAPVEKPVHPHDLQATILHLLGLDHTRLTYRFQGRDFRLTDVRGEVLHELIA from the coding sequence ATGCACCCTCTGGCGATCGAACAACTGGCCGCGCGGACGCGCCGGCACTTTCTGCGCGATTCGGCCTGCGCCCTGGGGAGCATCGCCCTGGCCCTGCTCGAAGCAGGGCCCGTTCGCGCCGCGACGCTCGATGCGGCCGACGAAGTCGATCCCTTTCTGCCGAAGCCGGGACACTTCGCACCGCGAGCGAAGAATGTGATCTTCCTCTCGATGTCGGGGGGGCCACCCCATCTCGATCTGCTCGATTACAAACCGGAACTCGTCCGCCGCGACAGCGAAGATTGCCCCGAGTCGCTCACCAAGGGGAAGCAATTCGCCTTCACCTCCGGCACGCCGAAGTTGCTCGGCACGCGGCAGAAGTTTGCGCAGCACGGCCAGAGCGGCGCGTGGTTCTCCGCGGCGCTGCCGAAGATCTCGGCCATCGCCGACGAGCTGACGATCGTCAAGTCGGTCTGGACCGAGCAGTTCAACCACGGTCCGGCCGAGCTCTTGCTGTACACGGGTTTCCCCCGGGCGCAGGGGCGGGCGTCGCTCGGCTCGTGGGTCACGTACGGTCTCGGCTCGGAGAATCGCGATCTGCCCGGCTACATCGTGTTCGTCTCGGGTCGTTCGCTCCCCAGCGCGGGCAAGGTGGCCTGGGGCAGCGGATTTCTGCCGTCGGTGTATCAGGGGGTGCAATGCCGCACGGGGGGCGATCCCGTACTGTACCTGTCGAATCCCGAGGGGATGGATCGCTCGCTGCGGCGGATGAGCCTCGACGCGCTGGCCGAATTGAATCAGATCGAGGGGGCCAGACTCGGCCAGCCCGAGACGCAGACGCGAATCGCCCAATACGAGATGGCCTACCGCATGCAGACGGTGGTGCCGGAGACGATGGACATCAGCCGCGAGCCGGCGCACGTGATCGCGGCCTACGGGGCCGAGCCCGGCGCGGCGAGCTTCGCGAACAACTGCCTGCTGGCCCGGCGTCTCGTCGAACGGGGCGTGCGTTTCGTGCAGCTCTTCGACTGGGGTTGGGACTTCCACGGCACGAGCGCCGACCAGGAAATCGAGGGGGGGCTCATCAAACGTTGCCAGCCCATGGACCAGGCCGTGGCCGCGCTGATTACCGATCTCAAGCAGCGGGGACTGCTCGACGAAACGCTCGTCGTCTGGACGGGCGAGTTCGGCCGCACCCCCTTCCGCGAGGGACGCACCAAGGACGGCAAGCTCCTGGGACGCGACCATCACCCCTTTTCGAATTCGATGTTCATGGCCGGCGGTGGGCTGAAACGGGGCGTTTCGTACGGAGCCACCGACGAACTCGGCTGGGCGCCGGTCGAAAAGCCGGTCCACCCGCACGATCTGCAGGCCACCATCTTGCACCTGCTGGGCCTCGACCACACGCGGCTCACCTACCGCTTCCAAGGTCGCGACTTCCGCCTGACCGACGTCCGCGGCGAGGTGCTGCACGAGTTGATCGCGTAG
- a CDS encoding PSD1 domain-containing protein, giving the protein MSRASFILPGIVAVALWASAAPPRVGAAPPVDYLRDVRPILARNCFNCHGPDDGSRQAGLRLDDAEHAGAELPSGERAIVPGKPDESELLARITANDTSLAMPPEEMGRRLTESEVETLRRWIAAGAPYAKHWAYVAPVRPALPHVRHEQWPQGAIDAFVLARLEEEGLAPSEPADRSTLLRRVTLDLTGLPPTPEEVTAFDGDASDDAYEKVIDRLLASPAYGERWGALWLDLARYADSQGYAPDGPRTIWRWRDWVIEALNANMPYDRFTLEQLAGDLLPGATTSQIVATGFHRNTQLNTEGGVNLEEFRHAAVVDRVNTTFAVWMGTTMACAQCHNHKYDPFSQREYYQVFSIFNNTDDFNTDEPTIEVAAAGSDAEFAQTKNELAVAQAAWDAATQVRDEQQPAWEQAVAADVLPKEIGEILAIAADQRDKAQRQKLQSHHRELSEEWKQLDKRLRAAKKQHATVSTTVPIMRDGTPRPSFVYHRGEFLSPGDPVTPGTPAVLHAAPAETKLDRLGLAQWIVSPDNPLTARVAVNRLWQELFGIGLVETAEEFGMQGDPPSHPELLDWLAVEYRESGWDTKRLLKQLVMSATYRQSSKLHPELATRDPYNRLLARGPRVRLAAETIRDQALAISGLLSKKMFGPPVQPQQPSFGLAAAFGSSTDWETSQGEDAHRRAIYTRWRRNLPYPSLVAFDAPERNVCSLRRMRTNTPLQALVTLNDPVFVECAQALARRVLADTGATTAERTARAIRLAVGRAATPEETDRLVALFDQAQASLASDEAKATALATNPMGPLPAGMNPIEAAAWTVVANVVLNLDETLTKP; this is encoded by the coding sequence GTGTCTCGTGCGAGTTTCATCCTGCCGGGAATCGTCGCCGTAGCGTTGTGGGCCAGCGCCGCGCCGCCCCGTGTTGGCGCGGCGCCGCCGGTCGACTACCTGCGCGATGTGCGTCCGATCCTGGCGCGAAACTGTTTCAACTGCCACGGACCGGATGACGGCTCGCGGCAGGCCGGACTGCGACTCGACGATGCCGAGCATGCCGGCGCCGAGTTGCCGAGCGGCGAGCGGGCAATCGTGCCGGGCAAGCCTGACGAAAGTGAATTGCTCGCCCGGATTACCGCGAACGACACCTCACTCGCGATGCCCCCCGAGGAGATGGGGCGGCGTCTGACGGAGTCGGAAGTCGAGACCTTGCGGCGCTGGATCGCCGCCGGGGCCCCCTATGCGAAGCATTGGGCCTATGTCGCGCCGGTGCGACCTGCGCTGCCGCACGTCCGTCACGAACAATGGCCGCAGGGAGCGATCGACGCGTTCGTCCTGGCCCGGCTCGAAGAGGAAGGGCTCGCGCCGAGCGAACCGGCCGATCGCTCGACCTTGTTGCGGCGAGTGACGCTCGACCTGACGGGCCTCCCTCCGACCCCCGAAGAGGTAACCGCCTTCGACGGGGATGCGAGCGACGACGCCTATGAAAAGGTGATCGATCGTCTCCTGGCCTCGCCCGCGTACGGCGAACGCTGGGGGGCGCTCTGGCTCGATCTGGCACGCTACGCCGATTCGCAGGGCTACGCCCCCGACGGTCCGCGCACCATCTGGCGCTGGCGCGACTGGGTGATCGAGGCGCTCAACGCGAACATGCCGTACGATCGTTTCACGCTCGAGCAACTGGCGGGCGACCTGCTGCCAGGGGCCACCACGTCACAGATCGTGGCGACGGGATTCCATCGCAACACGCAACTCAACACCGAAGGGGGCGTGAATCTGGAAGAGTTCCGCCACGCCGCCGTGGTGGACCGCGTGAACACCACGTTTGCCGTGTGGATGGGGACGACGATGGCCTGCGCCCAGTGCCACAATCACAAGTACGATCCCTTCTCGCAGCGCGAGTATTACCAGGTCTTTTCGATCTTCAACAACACCGACGATTTCAACACCGACGAACCGACGATCGAAGTGGCCGCGGCAGGAAGCGACGCGGAGTTCGCGCAGACGAAGAACGAGCTCGCCGTCGCGCAGGCCGCCTGGGATGCCGCCACCCAGGTGCGCGACGAGCAACAGCCGGCCTGGGAGCAAGCGGTGGCGGCCGATGTGCTTCCCAAGGAAATCGGCGAGATTCTCGCCATTGCGGCGGATCAACGAGACAAGGCCCAACGGCAAAAGCTCCAGTCGCATCACCGCGAGTTGTCGGAAGAATGGAAGCAGCTCGACAAACGGCTCCGTGCGGCGAAGAAGCAGCACGCCACGGTCAGCACAACGGTGCCCATCATGCGTGACGGGACGCCGCGTCCCAGCTTCGTTTATCACCGCGGCGAGTTTCTCAGCCCCGGCGATCCGGTGACCCCCGGCACGCCTGCCGTGCTGCACGCGGCCCCGGCCGAGACGAAGCTCGACCGCCTGGGGTTGGCACAGTGGATCGTGTCGCCCGACAATCCGCTCACGGCGCGCGTCGCGGTGAATCGACTCTGGCAGGAGTTGTTCGGGATCGGACTGGTCGAAACGGCCGAAGAATTCGGCATGCAGGGAGATCCGCCGTCGCATCCCGAGTTGCTCGACTGGTTGGCGGTCGAGTATCGCGAGAGTGGCTGGGACACGAAGCGTCTGCTCAAGCAACTGGTCATGTCGGCGACGTATCGGCAATCGTCGAAACTGCATCCCGAGCTGGCCACGCGCGATCCTTACAATCGCCTGCTTGCGCGGGGACCGCGCGTGCGTCTGGCGGCCGAGACGATCCGCGATCAGGCCCTGGCCATCTCGGGCTTGTTGAGCAAGAAGATGTTTGGCCCGCCCGTCCAACCGCAGCAACCCTCCTTCGGACTGGCGGCCGCCTTCGGCAGCAGCACGGATTGGGAGACGAGCCAAGGCGAGGACGCCCATCGCCGCGCGATCTACACGCGCTGGCGGCGCAACCTGCCTTACCCTTCGCTCGTGGCGTTCGACGCGCCGGAACGAAACGTCTGCTCGCTGCGCCGCATGCGCACGAACACGCCACTGCAGGCGCTTGTCACGCTGAATGACCCGGTGTTCGTCGAGTGCGCCCAGGCGCTGGCTCGCCGCGTGCTGGCGGATACGGGAGCAACCACGGCGGAACGCACCGCTCGCGCGATCCGGCTCGCCGTCGGTCGCGCGGCCACCCCGGAAGAGACGGACCGACTCGTGGCGCTCTTCGACCAGGCGCAGGCGTCACTTGCAAGTGATGAGGCCAAGGCCACGGCGCTGGCCACGAATCCGATGGGGCCGCTGCCCGCGGGAATGAATCCCATCGAGGCGGCCGCCTGGACCGTAGTGGCAAACGTGGTGCTGAATCTCGATGAAACGCTGACCAAACCGTGA
- a CDS encoding beta-lactamase family protein has product MTPLLRIVSCLAMIACGEIAAPLLASEPLRQALEAELAAIECPGAIVGFVQGNAAPQVFVLGMADVDSKAPMQRDFHMRVASVTKPFLGTAVLKLCDEGKLSLDDPIEQYVPSVPGGDAITLRQLGNNTSGLFNGIENKEFQAAIVAEPQRVWRDTEILAFATSQPVYNEPGAAWRYSNTNAVLLGMAIEKATGESYERAIERHVLEPLRLRQTGFATTPGPPAPAPSAYRNGYKHKWLGYGDTFYNVTPYSAAWTGAAGNMYSTVDDLLRAGEAIAKGTLVSAAAREELHHWVPTTQAGLEYGFCIGKQHEAIGHLGDVPGFAAYMGYLPARDLTLVVLANLSNAKDGSSPSERLRDLVIRHLAQEDASEGK; this is encoded by the coding sequence ATGACCCCTTTGCTTCGAATCGTGTCGTGTCTGGCGATGATCGCCTGCGGCGAGATTGCCGCTCCTCTGCTTGCCTCGGAGCCACTACGTCAGGCATTGGAGGCCGAGTTGGCCGCGATCGAGTGTCCCGGCGCCATCGTCGGCTTCGTCCAAGGGAACGCCGCGCCGCAGGTCTTCGTGCTCGGGATGGCGGACGTCGATTCCAAGGCCCCCATGCAGCGCGATTTTCACATGCGCGTGGCCAGCGTCACGAAGCCATTTTTGGGAACCGCCGTCCTGAAACTGTGCGATGAAGGAAAGCTCTCGCTCGACGATCCCATCGAGCAGTATGTGCCCAGCGTGCCTGGTGGCGATGCCATCACGCTGCGTCAATTGGGCAACAACACCAGCGGTCTCTTCAACGGCATCGAAAACAAGGAATTCCAGGCCGCGATCGTCGCCGAGCCGCAACGCGTTTGGCGCGATACCGAGATCCTCGCCTTCGCCACCTCCCAGCCGGTCTACAACGAGCCGGGGGCCGCGTGGCGCTATTCGAATACGAACGCCGTGCTCCTGGGCATGGCCATCGAGAAGGCCACCGGCGAGTCGTACGAGCGCGCGATCGAGCGGCACGTGCTCGAACCATTGCGGCTCCGGCAGACCGGTTTCGCCACTACGCCCGGTCCGCCTGCACCGGCGCCGAGTGCCTATCGCAACGGGTACAAGCACAAGTGGCTCGGCTACGGCGATACGTTCTACAACGTGACGCCCTACAGCGCCGCGTGGACTGGCGCCGCCGGCAATATGTATTCCACGGTCGACGACCTGCTCCGCGCCGGCGAAGCGATCGCCAAGGGGACGCTCGTCAGCGCCGCCGCGCGCGAGGAACTGCACCATTGGGTCCCCACGACGCAGGCCGGCCTCGAATACGGCTTCTGCATCGGCAAGCAACACGAGGCGATTGGCCACTTGGGGGACGTGCCGGGCTTCGCCGCCTACATGGGCTATCTCCCCGCGCGCGATCTCACGCTCGTCGTGCTCGCCAATCTGTCGAACGCCAAGGACGGGTCGAGCCCCTCCGAACGCTTGCGCGACCTCGTCATCCGACACCTTGCCCAGGAGGACGCCAGTGAAGGCAAGTAA
- a CDS encoding PEP-CTERM sorting domain-containing protein, which translates to MYLRLTALLVLLSGIALSPVNAWAGIVLLHGIADGDSTYYEYNSDAFFRMDLPDPGTSQQRFHAISDPSVTFGNPAFDGFPHDEFFRMGSVTYNDADLVGGSGVATITALNLGVTVDPLDPSYMNYARWTIDTLVHSFNGTVTVVDGVPTAMDLVSDINLRINLGTVTIDNLGTFNVSGNRFYVDASGNPTTGDEPFDQFVFDFQGTLTTVPEPSTYLVAMLGTVGVGLIGWRRRGRRLPISNS; encoded by the coding sequence ATGTATCTGCGTTTGACCGCTTTGCTCGTTCTGTTGTCCGGTATTGCTCTTTCGCCCGTCAACGCCTGGGCCGGCATAGTCCTGCTGCACGGCATCGCCGACGGCGACAGCACCTATTACGAATACAACTCCGACGCTTTCTTCCGCATGGATCTGCCCGACCCTGGCACGTCGCAACAGCGCTTTCATGCCATCAGCGACCCCAGCGTCACGTTCGGCAATCCTGCCTTCGACGGATTTCCGCACGACGAGTTCTTCCGCATGGGATCGGTCACGTACAACGACGCCGATCTCGTCGGCGGCAGCGGCGTGGCCACCATTACGGCGCTGAACCTGGGGGTGACCGTCGATCCGCTCGATCCGTCCTACATGAACTATGCACGCTGGACGATCGATACGTTGGTCCACAGCTTTAACGGCACGGTAACGGTCGTCGATGGTGTGCCCACCGCCATGGACCTGGTGAGCGATATCAACCTGCGCATCAACCTTGGCACGGTCACCATCGATAACCTCGGCACGTTCAACGTGTCGGGCAACCGGTTCTACGTCGATGCCTCGGGTAATCCCACGACGGGCGACGAGCCGTTCGATCAGTTTGTCTTCGATTTTCAAGGCACGCTGACGACCGTGCCCGAGCCGTCGACGTATCTGGTGGCGATGCTCGGCACGGTCGGTGTCGGGTTGATCGGTTGGCGGCGACGCGGTCGAAGACTGCCGATCAGCAATAGCTAG
- a CDS encoding lysophospholipid acyltransferase family protein: protein MKRWLGRFYLWLRGWKMEGEKPPFKKYVILAAPHTSNWDVPLMLSMSYIYGIRVSWIGKHSLFKGPLGPFMRWIGGVPVDRRARHNAVQQMVDEFARRDELCILITPEGTRSRAEYWKSGFYHIAQEAGVPLVLGLLDFRRKVGGLYEAFIPSGDLKADMDRIRAFYSGATAKFPEHFGPIRLKEEATVAVE, encoded by the coding sequence ATGAAACGTTGGTTGGGTCGTTTCTATCTATGGCTTCGTGGCTGGAAGATGGAGGGGGAAAAACCGCCCTTCAAGAAATACGTCATTCTCGCCGCACCGCACACGAGCAACTGGGATGTCCCCCTGATGTTGTCGATGTCGTACATCTACGGCATTCGCGTGTCGTGGATCGGCAAGCATTCGCTCTTCAAGGGACCGCTGGGACCCTTCATGCGTTGGATTGGCGGCGTGCCGGTCGATCGCCGTGCGCGACACAATGCCGTGCAGCAGATGGTCGATGAGTTCGCGCGTCGCGACGAGCTCTGCATCCTTATCACCCCCGAGGGTACCCGCAGCCGTGCTGAATACTGGAAGAGCGGCTTCTACCACATCGCCCAAGAGGCCGGCGTGCCGCTCGTGTTGGGATTGCTCGACTTTCGCCGCAAGGTGGGAGGACTCTACGAAGCCTTTATTCCATCGGGCGACTTGAAGGCCGACATGGATCGCATCCGCGCGTTCTACAGCGGCGCCACTGCCAAGTTTCCCGAACATTTTGGCCCCATTCGTTTGAAAGAAGAAGCGACCGTCGCCGTCGAGTAG
- a CDS encoding PD40 domain-containing protein codes for MIRVGFATWCASIVVVMLGSGVACAVEAPSRSAKETPLGKIDRALFEAEKRSFWISPDGRRYAFLTEKGINIDGRQHDYEFGIGDNSFSFSPDSQHTAYAARVPHHGAGSVIVIDEQPSETIYSHVSGLTFSPDSKHYGCIARLRASSFDEVPVIDGREGEPAEDFSWEVAFTADSQRMVYAVEIDDAYVMREDSIDGSQPRIQRDHGPAKLTGNFFRGPQGQLGYLAKKEGKQFVVYNGQEEPVRLEEIVIDDIFLSDDGEHLTYLGEPASFRAAVVHKGKRGRVYNDILAGSLAISPDGKHFGYAVKDFRKYFVVLDGQEGKVYDGVTGPVYSPDSKRVGYLAVANGRVFSVVDGREGKAYDDRGMPVFSPDGKSAAYWAEDGGKQFVVVGGQPQQAYDEVGPPFYNQDGSRLVYAARTGDTWQIVDNGQPGKSYTDILGGFVFSDDNQRVAYVALDGEKQKLIVNGVEGQPYDEIINFQGGKIHLDPNGALHYIALQGDELVLVEETAE; via the coding sequence ATGATTCGTGTCGGCTTTGCCACCTGGTGCGCGTCGATCGTGGTCGTGATGTTGGGGAGTGGCGTTGCATGTGCCGTCGAGGCTCCGTCTCGTAGCGCCAAGGAAACGCCGCTGGGCAAGATCGACCGCGCGCTGTTCGAGGCCGAGAAACGCAGCTTTTGGATCAGTCCCGATGGCCGCCGCTACGCGTTTCTCACGGAGAAAGGTATCAACATCGACGGACGCCAGCACGATTACGAGTTCGGCATCGGGGACAACAGTTTTTCGTTCAGTCCCGATAGCCAGCACACGGCCTATGCCGCGCGCGTGCCCCACCACGGAGCCGGCAGCGTGATCGTCATCGACGAGCAGCCGAGCGAAACGATCTATTCGCACGTCTCGGGCCTCACGTTCAGCCCCGACAGCAAGCACTATGGCTGCATCGCGCGGCTGCGTGCTTCCTCGTTCGACGAAGTGCCGGTGATCGACGGACGCGAAGGGGAGCCCGCCGAGGATTTCAGTTGGGAAGTTGCCTTTACGGCCGACAGCCAGCGTATGGTGTACGCCGTCGAGATCGACGATGCGTACGTGATGCGAGAGGATTCTATCGATGGTTCTCAGCCACGTATCCAACGCGATCACGGTCCGGCAAAGCTGACCGGCAATTTCTTCCGCGGTCCGCAGGGACAATTGGGCTACCTCGCCAAAAAAGAGGGCAAGCAGTTCGTCGTCTACAACGGCCAGGAAGAACCGGTGCGGCTGGAAGAAATCGTCATCGACGACATCTTCCTCAGCGACGATGGCGAGCATCTGACCTACCTTGGTGAACCGGCGAGCTTCCGCGCCGCGGTCGTCCACAAGGGCAAACGGGGTAGGGTCTACAACGATATCCTCGCAGGCAGCCTCGCCATCAGTCCCGACGGCAAGCACTTCGGCTATGCCGTCAAGGATTTCCGCAAGTACTTCGTCGTGCTCGACGGGCAGGAGGGCAAGGTCTACGACGGAGTGACGGGGCCGGTCTACAGCCCCGACAGCAAACGGGTGGGTTATCTCGCCGTGGCCAACGGGCGGGTCTTCTCGGTCGTCGACGGTCGCGAAGGCAAGGCGTACGACGATCGAGGCATGCCCGTCTTCAGCCCCGATGGCAAGTCGGCCGCCTATTGGGCGGAAGACGGCGGCAAGCAGTTCGTCGTCGTTGGTGGGCAACCGCAGCAGGCCTACGACGAAGTCGGTCCGCCGTTCTACAACCAGGATGGATCGCGACTCGTCTACGCCGCGCGCACCGGCGATACCTGGCAGATCGTCGACAACGGCCAGCCCGGCAAATCCTACACCGACATCCTCGGTGGCTTCGTTTTCAGCGACGACAACCAGCGAGTCGCCTACGTGGCCCTCGACGGCGAGAAGCAAAAGCTGATCGTCAATGGCGTGGAGGGCCAGCCCTACGACGAGATCATCAACTTCCAAGGTGGCAAGATCCACCTCGATCCCAACGGCGCGCTCCACTACATCGCGCTCCAGGGAGATGAACTGGTGCTGGTCGAAGAGACAGCGGAATAG
- a CDS encoding nucleotidyltransferase domain-containing protein gives MCERLSSKIAAACRQRGIAVIDYAKLQRQVDAHPYPLVFATISGAHLYGFPSPDSDVDLRGIHVLPLEQVVGLDADKHDTVERSGIHEGLEIDLVTHDVKKFVGLMLRKNGYVLEQLLSPLVVASTPFHEELKAIAPACITRHHAHHYLGFAATQWKLFRKEEPPRVKPLLYVYRVLLTGIYLMRSGQLEANLLKLNEQVGLPHIDDLVARKLAGPEKGKLEAADLEFHEREYARLVGELEEASRQSSLPEHSSGKAQLNDLVVRLRLGAAG, from the coding sequence ATGTGCGAACGACTTTCTAGTAAAATCGCGGCGGCTTGCCGCCAGCGAGGCATTGCCGTGATCGACTACGCCAAACTGCAACGCCAGGTTGACGCGCATCCTTATCCGCTCGTGTTCGCGACGATTAGCGGCGCGCACCTTTACGGTTTTCCGTCGCCTGATTCCGACGTTGATTTGCGCGGCATTCATGTCCTGCCGCTGGAGCAAGTAGTCGGGCTCGACGCCGACAAGCATGACACGGTCGAGCGATCGGGCATTCACGAGGGGCTCGAGATCGATCTTGTAACGCACGATGTCAAAAAGTTCGTGGGACTGATGCTGCGCAAGAACGGCTATGTCCTCGAACAACTGCTGTCGCCACTGGTGGTGGCCTCGACACCGTTCCACGAAGAGCTCAAGGCGATCGCGCCGGCTTGCATCACTCGGCACCATGCGCATCACTACCTGGGCTTCGCCGCCACGCAATGGAAGTTGTTTCGCAAAGAAGAACCACCGCGGGTCAAACCCCTACTGTACGTCTATCGCGTGCTGCTGACCGGAATTTACTTGATGCGCAGCGGCCAGCTCGAGGCCAATCTGCTCAAGCTCAATGAGCAGGTTGGCTTGCCCCACATCGACGATCTTGTCGCCCGGAAGCTGGCCGGCCCCGAAAAAGGAAAACTGGAGGCGGCCGATCTCGAATTCCACGAACGAGAGTATGCGCGCCTCGTCGGAGAATTGGAGGAAGCATCGCGGCAATCGAGCCTGCCGGAACACAGCAGCGGCAAGGCGCAACTCAATGATCTTGTCGTGCGACTGCGACTCGGAGCAGCGGGCTAA
- a CDS encoding nucleotidyltransferase domain-containing protein gives MKPRVHNSANLIYSVGTQVVALKEVQGSHGRKVHPAGAVGVVVAAPADRSHAYRIRFVDGFEAPLHHHQLSLLAEYQQGAVHDSDEVLSRHGLFDRVIYRCVIGSRAFGLAGEESDTDRRGIYLPPAELHWSLYGVPEQLENDATQEAYWELQKFLVMALKGNPNVLECLYTPLVEYATPVAQELLELREMFLSRVVYQTYNGYVMSQFKRMQADLKNHGQVKWKHVMHLLRLLLAGIEVLREGYVPVHVGEHRERLLAVRQGLLPWDEVEAWRLDLHARFDQAYAQTSLPERPDYECANDFLVKSRRLAASEALP, from the coding sequence ATGAAGCCTCGCGTGCATAACAGCGCCAACTTGATCTACTCGGTCGGGACGCAGGTCGTCGCGCTGAAGGAGGTCCAGGGTTCGCACGGGCGCAAGGTTCATCCGGCCGGCGCCGTTGGCGTGGTTGTGGCCGCGCCGGCGGATCGTTCGCACGCATATCGGATTCGCTTCGTTGATGGTTTCGAGGCTCCCTTGCACCACCATCAACTCAGCCTGCTGGCCGAGTACCAGCAGGGGGCCGTGCATGACTCGGACGAGGTACTCTCGCGACACGGCTTGTTCGATCGGGTTATCTATCGTTGCGTGATCGGCTCGCGGGCCTTTGGACTCGCCGGTGAGGAATCGGATACCGACCGGCGCGGCATCTATTTGCCCCCGGCCGAACTGCATTGGTCGCTCTACGGCGTGCCCGAGCAACTTGAAAACGACGCGACGCAAGAGGCGTACTGGGAGCTGCAGAAGTTTCTGGTGATGGCGCTTAAGGGTAATCCCAACGTGCTCGAATGCCTGTATACGCCGCTGGTCGAGTATGCGACGCCTGTGGCGCAGGAACTGCTCGAGCTGCGCGAGATGTTTCTCTCGCGTGTCGTGTATCAGACCTACAACGGCTACGTGATGTCGCAGTTCAAGCGCATGCAGGCCGACCTGAAGAATCATGGCCAGGTGAAATGGAAGCACGTCATGCACCTGCTACGGCTTCTGCTGGCAGGCATCGAAGTGCTGCGTGAGGGGTACGTGCCCGTTCACGTCGGCGAGCATCGCGAACGACTGCTGGCGGTCAGGCAAGGCCTGTTGCCTTGGGACGAAGTCGAGGCGTGGCGTCTCGATCTGCACGCGCGCTTCGATCAGGCGTACGCGCAGACGAGCCTGCCCGAGCGTCCCGACTACGAATGTGCGAACGACTTTCTAGTAAAATCGCGGCGGCTTGCCGCCAGCGAGGCATTGCCGTGA
- a CDS encoding NAD(P)-dependent oxidoreductase, translating into MTTGIDPIDAGKDAQRGPLGIVGLGLLGSALAARAIAGHWSVLGYDVVTDRREELRAIGGTPCDAAAEVAAQCSILLFALPHDGITRDVIDSLGRSLLPGTVILDATTGDADATATLGAELASRGVTYLDATISGSSVQVRDGEALFMVGGPRETFERCRPLLAVLSRQAIHTGPCGSGARMKLVTNLVLGLNRAALAEGLVLARTLDLDPAQALEVLRASMAYSRAMDTKGEKMIRGDFEPQARLSQHLKDVRLMLAAAERQGQRLPLSETHRQLLELAEHLGLGEQDNSAVLRAIEATRRSNTSK; encoded by the coding sequence ATGACCACTGGAATCGATCCGATTGATGCTGGAAAGGATGCGCAGCGCGGTCCGCTGGGAATCGTCGGATTGGGGTTGCTGGGCAGCGCGCTCGCAGCGCGAGCGATCGCCGGCCATTGGAGCGTGCTGGGCTACGACGTCGTAACCGATCGGCGCGAGGAGCTGCGCGCGATCGGCGGCACACCCTGCGATGCCGCCGCCGAGGTGGCCGCGCAATGCTCTATCCTGTTGTTCGCACTTCCGCACGATGGGATCACACGCGACGTAATCGACTCGCTCGGCAGGTCATTGTTACCCGGCACGGTGATTCTCGACGCCACCACGGGGGATGCCGACGCCACGGCTACCTTGGGTGCAGAGCTTGCCTCGCGCGGCGTCACCTATCTCGACGCGACGATCTCCGGCAGCAGCGTGCAGGTGCGCGACGGCGAGGCGCTCTTCATGGTGGGGGGCCCACGCGAGACGTTCGAACGCTGTCGACCGCTGCTGGCCGTTCTTTCGCGGCAGGCGATTCACACCGGCCCCTGCGGCAGCGGCGCGCGGATGAAGCTGGTGACGAATCTCGTGCTCGGGCTGAATCGTGCGGCCCTGGCCGAAGGGCTCGTGCTGGCTCGGACGCTCGATCTCGACCCGGCGCAGGCGCTCGAGGTATTGCGGGCGAGCATGGCCTACTCGCGGGCGATGGACACCAAGGGAGAGAAGATGATCCGGGGGGACTTCGAGCCGCAGGCACGCCTCTCGCAACATCTCAAAGACGTACGGCTCATGCTCGCCGCCGCCGAGCGGCAGGGCCAACGCCTGCCGTTGAGCGAAACGCATCGCCAGTTGCTGGAATTGGCCGAACACCTCGGCCTGGGCGAACAGGACAATAGTGCTGTCCTGCGAGCGATTGAAGCCACGCGCCGCAGCAACACCAGTAAATAA